The following proteins come from a genomic window of Homalodisca vitripennis isolate AUS2020 unplaced genomic scaffold, UT_GWSS_2.1 ScUCBcl_5177;HRSCAF=11786, whole genome shotgun sequence:
- the LOC124373258 gene encoding uncharacterized protein LOC124373258 yields MTHCWMRSSNFELKIKSLKPEVNTLKSNGQASREAVDKLNTKVAELSAEIADLDQYGRRLNLEIHWLKVEGNSAQENLAEVLQKVAKDIHVDYQPSQFHQAHRLQPRKDGNHHPPASSQFYSKTIRDKWLHSGRKARISGVYFNESLSGYHRLLLKDAKLRARTHGYAFVWFSGGRIFVKKGETSQNVLVIKSRDDLKKIN; encoded by the coding sequence ATGACTCATTGCTGGATGAGGTCGTCGAACTTCGAGCTGAAAATAAAGAGCTTAAAGCCCGAAGTTAACACCCTTAAGTCAAATGGTCAAGCTTCCAGAGAAGCAGTTGACAAGCTGAACACCAAGGTGGCAGAACTTTCAGCTGAGATTGCCGACCTGGACCAATACGGTAGAAGGCTAAACCTAGAAATACATTGGCTGAAAGTGGAAGGAAACTCAGCACAAGAAAATCTTGCAGAGGTGCTACAAAAGGTGGCCAAAGACATCCATGTGGACTACCAGCCTTCCCAGTTTCATCAGGCACATCGTCTACAACCTCGTAAAGACGGCAACCACCACCCACCAGCATCGTCCCAATTCTATTCAAAGACTATAAGAGACAAGTGGCTGCACAGTGGGAGAAAAGCAAGAATCAGCGGAGTTTATTTTAACGAGAGTCTTTCGGGTTATCATAGGCTGTTACTCAAAGACGCTAAGCTAAGAGCCAGAACACATGGCTACGCTTTTGTTTGGTTTAGTGGCGGgagaatatttgtgaaaaagGGAGAAACCAGTCAAAATGTTCTGGTCATTAAGTCTAGAGACGACCTAAAAAAGATAAACTAG